The Setaria viridis chromosome 2, Setaria_viridis_v4.0, whole genome shotgun sequence DNA window GGTAAAACCAGGATACCAGGCATACCACTGCTATACTGAGCCCTGAAAGATTTTGGGCCACGCAATTTAATTTTTCGGCCTGGTCGCCGACGTGCTCCTCACGGTACTTGACGTcaacagtggtggtggtggactggtggtagTGCTCTCTCACCTtcaccttccttttttttttgtttgaatagACTCTGCTATGTACTAGTCTTTTCTAGTGCAATTTTTCTTGACTCATTAGTGACCTTAACCTGCATGTACTCGATAACTAAGCATATTATCATATGTACCCCCCAACCCCCCCTCCACACACACAATTTGTTTGATTTGAATAATGAATATGGACGAGACGGCCAGATCCTCCTTGTATGGTACTATGAGTAAGGATGGGCACACCAAAAAGTACAATTAATGAAAATCTGGATTCTAGCTTGCAAGCGATGAAAAACTTTCAGCATGGAGTATCAGAAATTTAATAGCATAGTATACAGGAGTACTAGCAGTATACCTCCCATCAGAAGCTTCTAGAAGGATCTCCGAGATGAGATCTTTAACGATGCGTGATCCAACTAATTGATTGCTCGCAAAGCTTGCAATCGCAAAGGTAGCTAGCCATTGGCCGAAATCACTCGACGCATCGACGAAATTACTAATTTACCCTTTTAGGGTACCTACTAATTTACCCTCTTTGGGGTACCCCTACATGTACATCTGCAAATGCTTATTCTACGGGTGCCCGTAAGCTCGCTTGCGACAGGTCGATGTCCACTGCCCCTCCTCAACAGACAAGCACATGGTGGCGCCCGCACACCTTATCACTTCCGTAGAGTGCATCGCCTTCTCTCTGCTCTCTTCCAATCCAGATTGCTCCTCTCCATGCTCAACCTCTTTGCCCTTCCGTGGATTCGGCGAGCCAGCCGCGGCAAGCTTCTGCCCTCGCTGAGCGGCGACATGCCCCCTCCGGGGCGAGCTCCAGCCCCGGCCGGGAGTGGTGGTGTGCGACCTCCcagggcgagctcccccgccgaGCGAGTGCGAGCCCCAGCAGCAAGCTCCGCCACCTGGAGTGCTGGTGCGGGCCTGAGGTGAGCTCCCCCACTAGCGGCGTCCCGCAGCCTCCCGAGCTAGCGCCCATCCCAgcggcgagctccgccgcccTCCAGGCTGGTGCGGGCTCGaggcgagctcccccgccggcCCCTGAAGCGAGCTCCCCCACCGCCAGCAGCGGCGCCAGGGCGATTTGTTATTATTTTGCCTTTCTcgtttctttctttccaaattttttttctctaaattAGATCTTTTCCCATGAATCTTTTGTGAAAAAATTTTGCTCACAaatttttgtttcatttttttaaaaaaatttggagcatattttttctaatttttttcaaaacttttctttccaaatttttttcacaattttttctACAAAAGTTCGTTCACAAACTTTTGCATGAAAATAATCTTGTACGGAAATTGTGTGCATAAAATTTATGTGTAAAagtttatatatatttttctcaCAAATTTTCCGTAGAAACGTACTATATCTGGTCTGTCGGGAGTCGCCCGGACGGAAGCGATCACCCCGCAAACTTGTTAGCCTCACGTACATCTACTCCCAGTAGCATGCAATGTTTTttctttacattattttttatgaCGATGATGAAAACGAGAGGCATGACAGCCGTGCTTTGCACGGTGCAATTAGTGGCAGACCGTTGATCACCTTGTTAAGTTAACAGTCTTCCGAGCTTTGCTTTCGTTGACGTCAGTTTCTGATCTCTCAAGGCGAATGACAGCGGTCTCTTCCCCCGTCATTCCCTTTCCGGTAGttaaaaatcatgaaactttTTTACCAACCCTCGCCGGCCTGTCACCCTCGTCGCTTCGGTGGTAGGTTGGCGGCCGCGTTGATTCGCCCTGGAGAAACTGCTCTCACCATTTTTTGAAGGACAAACCGACGAAGTCACCACTCAGTAACCACTGATAAACCAATTTTTTCATGGAAAAGATTTTGGATGCCGATTTCTTACCTATATTGACCTATCAAAAGTGTGAAATGTTATGGTGAAGAAAATTGGAATGCTAGCTGGTATGTTCACCTGACTAAAAACACAAGCCTTTTTCAGTCAACCCATGCTGCGCTCCCCTGTTCTCACCAGTCTCCCTGTACTAGCTAGATTGTCTCCACTAAGGCACTAACCCCTTTCAACAACGTCCTCCATCCCCACCCTAGAGCATTGCTAGGGATGCGAGTTCCACTTATTTTTTTACAAGCTATTGGATTGACAAAGAAGACTTgctaaaataaacaaaaatgaCATACTTCGTAATTAATTTAGAGGGATGTAAACTAAATTACTACCTGACCCAGACTGAGGTCCGGAAGCAGTCACTGAAACGTTCTAGCTCCGTCAACTGAGAAAGTTCTGCGTTTCCATTCGATTCATGAGGTCCGTAAAAACAAATTCCTAAAACTGCAAACAAGATTATAGTGCCATTTTCCATTTCATCGCACGTTGACAATCAGTCCTCTACCCGGCACGCTCACTGCCGATCATGACACTGAAAGTACCCATGAGACCCGTAATCGAGGCTGCAAACTTCTGTCCCAGATCAGGTATACCGATGGTTTTTCTGCACATGCTTCGCATTCGTTACTGTTCCAAATGCTCAGGTGATTGCTAACTCCGATCAGTAGAGGCAGCGCGAGCATCAGGGAGTTGTTGAGCTTCTTGCCGCGCGTCCGGACTCCGGCCGCTACTAAGCAGCTTCAGTCCGGCCGGTTAGCTCACCAACGTCCCGGCGGCGACTAAGCAACGACTAAAAGTAGCAAGTGAGCAAATCAAATCTGGTAGCAAGAAGCAAAGAACAGGTCTGATGTCATTCCCGGGCAACTGGCAATTCTCACTGCATTTTCACTCCGCCGACGAATGAGCAAggagagtaaaaaaaaaagaatataaaGAAATACCTAATACTCCCCTTTGCGGAGCAAAACCTTGAGGGAGCACCAAACACATGGTGTGCCGTCATCTTATGACCCCGGATAGTTGACCCGGCCTGCTTATTCATTTAAAACCTCTCCCTCAAGCAACCAGCCCAACAAGTGTCCACTACAGTCTACAGATTACTATTTCACACATGGTCTACCTGACCTGAGCACCTAGGTAATTCGTtaacaaatttccaaattacagtTCGAAACCACTCTGCGACCCCTCGCTTCAAGAGAAGTAGAAATCCCCCTCCATTTACACGTCGTGTTTGAAGCGAATGAAAATCGTACAAGCTAAAACGTCGTTTCTTTTAAGACTCATTTTTAAAACGAAGGGATTACTAAGACAGTAGGAATCATGCTGGATTCTCGTATGATTTTGCCCccgggttgggttgggttggcgCGGGGCACCGCCGCAGGCAGAGTGGCCACCGCATCTCGCTCATTTTGGAAGCGTCTGAGGTTCTCCAAATCCGCACCAGACCACAGCCCACCGACCGCGTCCCCCACGTCCCCGAAGGCCCGAACCCGGCACCGCACCGCGGACTCGTGGCGAGCGGAGCTCGTTTCAGGGGCGCGCCGGCGACCCTGCGCGGCTGCATTCGCATTCGCCACGCCAGCCAGCCGCTGCAGCCCCCCGGCCGCCAAAAAGCGCTGCTCGTTTCGGCACGCGATATAAAGATAAAGCGGGCGGGCGACACAGCCAAAAAGCTAAGCTATCCCAGCGCCCGCCCGAGGCAGGACGCAACAGCTAGCAGGCGGAGCACCGCACCGCGAAGCAAACCAGAGGACGAGGGGGGGAAAAGAGGCCGCGCCCGCGAGGGAATCACCGGCCCGGGCGCGGGCCGCCCACCGCCCacgcccagccgccgccgccttcgccgctgCTGCCCACGGGATAAACCACCCGTAGCCTCCCCTGACGGGCGCATTGCGGCTTGCGGTGCGGTGCGGACTACGACGGGACGGGTGCCGAGGGAATAAAAGGGCCGGGCCTGGCGGGGCGGTGCGCGCAACCACCGCCGTGCCGCCagcctcatcctcctcgtcgcGGCGATGTGGACGCCGACGCGCGGGAGCAACGCGCGGCGCAGCGGCCACCGCCGCATCGCGGACTACCTGGCCGACGACCAGACCACCACCACCGACGCCTCCGACAACGAGTCCTACACCACCGCCTATGGGGAGGAGTtcttcgccgccgcggccgggagcggcggcggcggcatgctgCCGGCATTCCTCGCGGACCAGGGCGACCTGGTGGAGGTCATGCTGGAGCTGGACGAGGAGTCCATGGTGGTGCGCAGCGTcacgcccaccgccgccgcgctctacGGCGCCGCCTcgctcccggcgccgccgcccgcggggaTCGgcgtgtcgccgtcgccgcgccacaCGCCgtccgagggcggcggcgggcgcctgAGCCGGTGCTCGTCCACGTCATCGCGGATACGGAGGAAGTTCGCGTGGCTGCGGtcgccgtccccgtccccgtccccggcgCACCGCCCCACGCCCGCCGAGCTGCAGCGGGAGGCCGCCATGGCGGCGCGCGAGCGGCGGAGGGAGCAGGCGCAGCTCAACCGATCCCGCGCGGGGGCACGGCGCGCGCTCAAGGGACTCCGCTTCATCAGCCGCACCACGGGCTCCGTCGAGGCCGCCGAGCTCTGGCAACGCGTCGAGGACCGCTTCAACGGCCTCGCGCGCGAGGGGCTCCTCTCCCGCGACGACTTCGGCGAATGCATCGGTACGACGCCGGCCACTATCACGCATCTCGCTCTccgtgccgccgctcctcctccttcctcttcttcttcttccctggcCACAATTCGCATTGTTATCCCCACCGCACATGCGACAAGGACAGCTCGATCGCAATCGCGACGTCCCTGGCCGCGCATGGCGCTCACCACCTCACCCACTCGGCGTCCTTGCTCGCGCAGGAATGGTGGACTCCAAGGAGTTCGCGGTGGGCATCTTCGACgcgctggcgcggcggcggcgccagaaCCTGGAGCGGATCACCAAGGAGGAGCTCTACGACTTCTGGCTCCAGATCTCCGATCAGAGCTTCGACGCGCGGCTCCAGATCTTCTTCGACATGTACTGAGCTAATTTCACACGCCCCCtcattttttcctttctttccccgGATCCCAAGTAACGTTACAAATCGATCGATCCGTCCCAATTCCCGATGCGCGCGCACCTGCGCTGCGCTACGCTTTCCTTCCCCGCAGATTCTTGAtaagcttcttcttcttcctctgccgTTCGCGGCCCCAAATTCAGGGTGGACACCAACGTGGACGGGAGGATAACGAGGGAGGAAGTACAAGAGGTGACTTTGTTTAACCACTTTTTTCATAatgaaggtttttttttttcactccaCTCCGTGCATGATGCATCTCTGTTTTTAGCTCAACTGCCACCCCACAAGAGAGCAGAGCACTCTTCTGGCAGTGGCAGCATTAGAACCTTCTTCTTGCGGGCACCTTGCTCTCATTACCAAACCACTGCTTCTACTAGTGTAGTGTAGCTTACTACTCTTGTTTATTAGTACTAGTTGATTAGTATTTTACTGTGGTAAACTGTCGCGGTTTGTTACCGTTGACCACGTGCTCCGCCGCTAATCCAGCGAGTCGTTTGGCTtggcctccctctctctcctgccACCGCAGCTGATCGTGCTCAGCGCCTCCGCCAACAAGCTGGCCAAGCTCAAGGAGCAGGCGGAGGAGTACGCGGCGCTCATCATGGAGGAGCTCGACCCGGAGAAGCTCGGCTACATTGAGGTACGCGCGTTCATTGTTCATGGCCGTATACTCTACGTATACGACAGGcagctcttctttttcttttttttttctcgagcaGCGGAGTAATCCGTACATGTGCTGCCGTGCTGACACGTGTTCCGCCTCTCCCCTCGCTCGCCAAGCTGTGGCAGCTGGAGGCGCTGCTGCTCCAGCGCGACACCTACATGAACTACAGCCGCCCGCTCAGCACGGCCAGCGGGGCCCAGTGGAGCCAGaacctcggcgtcggcggcggcggcacgctgaCGGTCacggggggaggaggcggaggagcggacggcggctgcggcgccgacggcgaccAGGCAGGGGTtccgcgggagcggcggcgccggggctggggcgtgcggagggcggcggcgcgcgtgcgcGTTGCGGCGGAGGAGAACTGGCGGCGCGCGTGGGTGCTGGCGCTGTGGttcgcggccatggcggcgctgtTCGTGTGGAAGTTCGTGCAGTACCGGCGCACGGCGGCGTTCCAGGTGATGGGCTACTGCCTCCCCACGGCCAAGGGCGCCGCCGAGACGCTCAAGCTCAACATGGCGCTCGTGCTCCTCCCCGTCTGCCGCAACACGCTGACGTGGCTGCGCTCCTCCTGGGCCCGCTTCTTCGTCCCCTTCGACGACAACATCACCTTCCACAAGGTACGGGCTCTCTACCCTACTCGACTGTCCACTCCATGTCCATGGCTCCTCCCCAGCCGCTACCACAAATATCGTCGCGGTCCGACGTGGCGTTGCCACCGAATCACGGTAGATTCGCCTCCAGTGATGGTAAATACTAATCCGACGGCCCGGGGGGTCGGTGGTTGGttcggccgtcgccgtcggggacgAGGCGCGGCGGCCCTGTCGTACGCGGCGGGAACGTGGCGCGCAATGATTGGCCGGCCACGTGGGGGATCCCGGATCCCGTGTGGAAGGGCCGCTACCCGGCTGCGCCCCCATGTGGTAGCTCGAGACTTTGGGTTACCGCCCGCCAATGTACTCTCACTCTCCCGCCGGCGATCCCGGCGACGACGCGCTTGGCGTACACCGTACTTGGCAGTTAGCACGCCGGGCCGGGGTCCCAGATACGCAGAGGACAAGTCTCCATCCCATGTTCCGTGACGCGGCCCAATGATTCCGTCGCGGCGGCGACTGGGACACGCCACAGAAGATCCCTTGCCCCCGGTGAGGACAAGCACGTAGTAGTGCTCCGTAAACGATCCAGTCAAAAGTCAGAGCCGCTTCCCGGTCGGTGAAAGTCCTACTTGGACCGACAACTCGTCCCTGTCGTGTGGGCCCTCTCCCCGGAATCCTGTGTGGGTCCCAGCAGAGGTTCCGGTCCTGGTGGAAAGTAACCGGGCACTGTCCGGTAACTAACCTATCAGTCACCGTTAGGTAGGTGGTGACTCGTGACCGGAGCAGAGACCAACCATGACGTGCGTTCACCGCCGTCACGTCACTAGCATCGCGAAATTACCAAGAGAAGAAACGTTTGCTGATTAATTACTGCATGCTAATTTTTGTCGTGTCGTTGACTCTGTTCTCCTCTCCCCTGTGTGTGTTTCAGATGATCGCGACGGCGATCGTGGTGGGGATCACGCTGCACGCGGGGAACCACCTGGCGTGCGACTTCCCGCGGGTGATCGCGGCGAGCCCCGAGGAGTACGCCCTGGTGGCCGGCGCGTTCGGCCCCGGCAAGCCCACCTACGCGGGCCTCCTGTCGGGCACCGAGGGCATCACGGGCCTCGCCATGGTGGTGCTCATGACCGTCTCCTTCACGCTCGCCACGCACCCCTTCCGCAAGGGCGAGCCCAAggccggcggctccggctccggcgccggcagcggcgcggccgccgtcACGTCCCGGCTCCCCGCGCCGCTGAACCGGCTCACCGGCTTCAACGCCTTCTGGTACTCGCACCACCTCCTCGGCATCGTGTACGCGCTCCTGCTCGTGCACGGCTACTACCTCTTCCTGGTCCACCGGTGGTACGAGAAAACGGTACGTGCCCCACGGCCACAAAACCTTTTTTTATTATTCCCCCCCTGTGATTATTATTATTACTCGTTGCTGGGTGAGTGTGAGCGTGGGGGTGGTTGGTTGCGGCGTCGTGGCTTTCGGGAGGGCGACGGTTTTCTGTTTGGCCCGTCGCGAAGGCAAAGCGTGATGGTAACCGCCCCGTGCGCTTTGCTTTTCCTGGGACACGCCCCTGTCGCGGGCCTCGCCCGATCGCGAGCTCGCgcggctgctcctgctgctttATGTTGCATTCTTCTAGAGAACGCCTCGTGGCAGGCAATGCCAATTATCCGGCCgcggaaaaggaaaaaaaaggaa harbors:
- the LOC117845271 gene encoding respiratory burst oxidase homolog protein E isoform X2; this encodes MWTPTRGSNARRSGHRRIADYLADDQTTTTDASDNESYTTAYGEEFFAAAAGSGGGGMLPAFLADQGDLVEVMLELDEESMVVRSVTPTAAALYGAASLPAPPPAGIGVSPSPRHTPSEGGGGRLSRCSSTSSRIRRKFAWLRSPSPSPSPAHRPTPAELQREAAMAARERRREQAQLNRSRAGARRALKGLRFISRTTGSVEAAELWQRVEDRFNGLAREGLLSRDDFGECIGMVDSKEFAVGIFDALARRRRQNLERITKEELYDFWLQISDQSFDARLQIFFDMVDTNVDGRITREEVQELIVLSASANKLAKLKEQAEEYAALIMEELDPEKLGYIELWQLEALLLQRDTYMNYSRPLSTASGAQWSQNLGVGGGGTLTVTGGGGGGADGGCGADGDQAGVPRERRRRGWGVRRAAARVRVAAEENWRRAWVLALWFAAMAALFVWKFVQYRRTAAFQVMGYCLPTAKGAAETLKLNMALVLLPVCRNTLTWLRSSWARFFVPFDDNITFHKMIATAIVVGITLHAGNHLACDFPRVIAASPEEYALVAGAFGPGKPTYAGLLSGTEGITGLAMVVLMTVSFTLATHPFRKGEPKAGGSGSGAGSGAAAVTSRLPAPLNRLTGFNAFWYSHHLLGIVYALLLVHGYYLFLVHRWYEKTTWMYISVPLVLYVGERMLRALRSNAYTVKILKVCLLPGNVLTITMSKPYGFRYRSGQYIFLQCPMISPFEWHPFSITSAPGDDYLSVHIRTNGDWTQELKRMFVENYFPPHLNRRASFSELACQSCL
- the LOC117845271 gene encoding respiratory burst oxidase homolog protein E isoform X1, which encodes MWTPTRGSNARRSGHRRIADYLADDQTTTTDASDNESYTTAYGEEFFAAAAGSGGGGMLPAFLADQGDLVEVMLELDEESMVVRSVTPTAAALYGAASLPAPPPAGIGVSPSPRHTPSEGGGGRLSRCSSTSSRIRRKFAWLRSPSPSPSPAHRPTPAELQREAAMAARERRREQAQLNRSRAGARRALKGLRFISRTTGSVEAAELWQRVEDRFNGLAREGLLSRDDFGECIGMVDSKEFAVGIFDALARRRRQNLERITKEELYDFWLQISDQSFDARLQIFFDMVDTNVDGRITREEVQELIVLSASANKLAKLKEQAEEYAALIMEELDPEKLGYIELWQLEALLLQRDTYMNYSRPLSTASGAQWSQNLGVGGGGTLTVTGGGGGGADGGCGADGDQAGVPRERRRRGWGVRRAAARVRVAAEENWRRAWVLALWFAAMAALFVWKFVQYRRTAAFQVMGYCLPTAKGAAETLKLNMALVLLPVCRNTLTWLRSSWARFFVPFDDNITFHKMIATAIVVGITLHAGNHLACDFPRVIAASPEEYALVAGAFGPGKPTYAGLLSGTEGITGLAMVVLMTVSFTLATHPFRKGEPKAGGSGSGAGSGAAAVTSRLPAPLNRLTGFNAFWYSHHLLGIVYALLLVHGYYLFLVHRWYEKTTWMYISVPLVLYVGERMLRALRSNAYTVKILKVCLLPGNVLTITMSKPYGFRYRSGQYIFLQCPMISPFEWHPFSITSAPGDDYLSVHIRTNGDWTQELKRMFVENYFPPHLNRRASFSELGAAEPRSLPKLLVDGPYGAPAQDFRNYDVLLLVGLGIGATPFISILRDLLNNIKIADELMDLAMETSRSEDSANSFSVSTASSNRKRAYRTSRAHFYWVTREAGSFEWFKGVMNEVAEMDKKGVIELHNYLTSVYEERDARTTLLSMVQALNHAKHGVDIVSGTRVRTHFARPNWNEVFTRIASKHPNSTVGVFYCGAPTLAKELKTLAHEMSHKTGTRFHFHKEYF